A genomic segment from Nocardia cyriacigeorgica GUH-2 encodes:
- the mftC gene encoding mycofactocin radical SAM maturase (MftC is a radical SAM/SPASM enzyme that catalyzes the first two steps in biosynthesis of the electron carrier mycofactocin from the terminal Val-Tyr dipeptide of the precursor peptide MftA.), protein MLDLDTRWQLHPRVALRPEPFGALLYHFGTRKLSFLKNPRIVEIVRSLPAQPSVRTAMRAAGIDDAAAAPYVKALAQLADSQMIVGAPDSAPLAAPPEPMTFATADDRAVRLVDRFESGLAAPICLTWELTYACNLSCVHCLSSSGRRDPRELSTEQCKALIDEFQRMQIFYVNIGGGEPTVRPDFWELVDYATAHQVGVKFSTNGVRITPEVAARLAASDYVDVQISLDGADAAVNDAVRGPGSYDMAIRALENLAAAGFKDAKLSVVATRHNIAQLDQFREIADRYGATLRLTRLRPSGRGADVWDELHPLPEQQRELYEWLLRNGEGVLTGDSFFHLSAFGEALPGLNMCGAGRVVCLVDPVGDVYACPFAIHDRFHAGNVVSDGGFASVWRESELFGQLREPTGGGACSSCAHYDACRGGCMAAKFFTGLPADGPDPECVQGYGAAALADAGRVVPRSSVDHSRRSAPRRSGGRKSGPVPLTLTTPPRRPSRACDESPLG, encoded by the coding sequence ATGCTCGATCTCGATACCCGCTGGCAACTGCATCCGCGCGTCGCCCTGCGGCCGGAACCGTTCGGCGCGTTGCTGTATCACTTCGGCACGCGGAAGCTGTCGTTTCTGAAGAACCCGAGGATCGTCGAGATCGTGCGGTCACTGCCCGCTCAGCCGTCGGTCCGCACGGCCATGCGGGCCGCGGGCATCGATGACGCGGCCGCCGCACCGTATGTGAAAGCGCTGGCGCAGCTGGCCGATTCGCAGATGATCGTCGGCGCGCCCGATTCCGCACCGCTGGCCGCTCCGCCCGAGCCGATGACCTTCGCCACCGCCGACGACCGCGCCGTGCGGCTGGTGGATCGTTTCGAATCCGGCCTGGCCGCACCGATCTGCCTGACCTGGGAACTCACCTACGCGTGCAACCTGTCCTGCGTGCACTGCCTGTCGTCGTCGGGGCGGCGCGATCCGCGCGAACTGAGCACCGAACAGTGCAAGGCGCTCATCGACGAGTTCCAGCGCATGCAGATCTTCTACGTCAATATCGGCGGCGGCGAACCGACGGTGCGCCCGGACTTCTGGGAGCTGGTCGACTACGCCACCGCGCACCAGGTCGGAGTCAAGTTCTCCACCAACGGTGTTCGGATCACGCCGGAGGTCGCCGCGCGGCTGGCCGCCAGTGACTATGTGGACGTGCAGATCTCGCTCGACGGCGCCGACGCCGCGGTCAACGACGCGGTGCGCGGGCCGGGGTCCTACGACATGGCCATCCGGGCGCTGGAAAACCTTGCCGCGGCGGGGTTCAAGGACGCCAAGCTGTCGGTGGTGGCGACCCGGCACAATATCGCCCAGCTCGATCAGTTCCGGGAGATCGCCGACCGCTACGGCGCCACGTTGCGATTGACGCGGTTGCGTCCGTCCGGCCGTGGCGCCGACGTGTGGGACGAGCTGCACCCGCTGCCCGAACAGCAGCGCGAGCTCTACGAATGGCTGCTGCGCAATGGCGAGGGGGTGCTCACCGGCGACTCGTTCTTCCACCTGTCGGCCTTCGGCGAGGCGCTGCCCGGGTTGAACATGTGCGGGGCCGGCCGGGTGGTGTGCCTGGTCGACCCGGTGGGTGACGTCTACGCCTGCCCGTTCGCGATTCACGACCGCTTCCACGCCGGAAACGTGGTGTCCGACGGTGGTTTCGCGAGCGTGTGGCGCGAGTCGGAGCTGTTCGGGCAGCTGCGCGAACCCACCGGCGGCGGCGCCTGCTCGTCGTGTGCGCATTACGATGCGTGCCGCGGTGGCTGCATGGCGGCGAAGTTCTTCACCGGCCTGCCCGCCGACGGACCGGACCCGGAGTGCGTGCAGGGCTACGGTGCGGCGGCCCTCGCCGACGCCGGCCGGGTGGTGCCGCGGTCGTCGGTGGATCATTCGCGGCGCAGTGCCCCGCGGCGTTCCGGTGGCCGCAAATCCGGGCCCGTTCCGCTCACCTTGACCACGCCGCCGCGGCGGCCCTCGCGGGCTTGTGACGAAAGCCCGCTGGGGTAG
- the mftA gene encoding mycofactocin precursor MftA (Mycofactocin is a small molecule electron carrier derived from the final two amino acids, Val-Tyr, of MftA, the mycofactocin precursor. It plays a role in redox homeostasis and the metabolism of alcohols and aldehydes in Actinobacteria, including Mycobacterium tuberculosis.) gives MGTVAQRSAEDTPLVEESLIEEVSIDGMCGVY, from the coding sequence ATCGGGACGGTCGCGCAGCGCTCGGCCGAGGACACACCGCTGGTGGAGGAATCGCTCATCGAAGAGGTCTCCATCGACGGTATGTGCGGCGTCTACTGA
- a CDS encoding lipase family protein: protein MQVIQRLITGALVGASAVLLAGTATAPALPRYPAADPDPFYSQPADLASYQPGDVLAVRRLPPLLTFPGTALTLVKFRSTNSRGLPIAATTTVLTPPGHRPDGPLLSYQHIINGLGPRCAISRVLYTADPNLQVREAVALNVLLLRGWSIALPDHLGPTFAYGAARLGGQITLDGIRAAQRVPELAVQHSPVAMAGYSGGGMATAWAAALAPTYAPELKLAGAAAGGVPANLVRMLEALQFNPHPGFGLVMAAGIGLEREYPDRFPISDHLNPTGLAARDQMANGCTNEIIATGAGRSVRDYASNTSLMYDADARAVVEENSLELFDGIPNMPIFEWHSPTDPLIPIDSIVATNRRYCAAGVPVQAELTASPEHLSAAVLGVPSMVAWLDARFRGEPAPSNC from the coding sequence ATGCAGGTTATCCAGCGTTTGATAACCGGCGCGCTCGTCGGCGCCTCTGCGGTTCTGCTGGCCGGGACGGCTACCGCCCCGGCGTTACCTCGCTACCCTGCGGCCGACCCGGATCCCTTCTACTCCCAGCCGGCCGACCTTGCCTCCTACCAGCCCGGTGACGTGCTCGCGGTGCGGCGGCTGCCGCCACTGCTGACCTTCCCTGGCACCGCGCTGACGCTGGTCAAATTCCGCTCCACGAATTCGCGCGGGCTGCCCATCGCGGCCACCACGACGGTCTTGACCCCGCCGGGTCATCGGCCGGATGGTCCGCTGCTGTCCTACCAGCACATCATCAACGGGCTGGGCCCGCGCTGCGCGATCTCGCGGGTGCTCTACACCGCCGATCCGAATCTGCAGGTGCGCGAGGCGGTTGCGCTGAATGTGCTGCTGCTGCGCGGCTGGAGCATCGCGCTGCCGGATCACCTCGGCCCGACCTTCGCCTACGGTGCGGCCCGGCTCGGCGGGCAGATCACCCTCGACGGAATCCGTGCCGCCCAGCGTGTTCCGGAGCTCGCGGTGCAGCACAGCCCGGTCGCGATGGCCGGCTATTCCGGCGGCGGCATGGCCACGGCGTGGGCGGCGGCGCTCGCGCCCACCTACGCGCCGGAGCTGAAACTGGCCGGCGCCGCGGCAGGCGGGGTGCCGGCGAATCTGGTGCGGATGCTGGAAGCGTTGCAGTTCAACCCGCATCCGGGATTCGGACTGGTGATGGCGGCGGGCATCGGGCTCGAACGCGAATACCCCGACCGGTTCCCGATCAGCGATCACCTCAACCCGACCGGTCTGGCGGCCCGCGACCAGATGGCCAACGGATGCACCAACGAGATCATCGCCACCGGCGCCGGCCGCAGTGTGCGCGATTACGCCAGCAACACCTCGCTCATGTACGACGCCGACGCCCGCGCGGTCGTCGAGGAGAACAGCCTCGAACTGTTCGACGGCATCCCGAATATGCCCATCTTCGAATGGCATTCACCCACCGACCCGCTGATACCGATCGACTCCATCGTCGCGACCAACCGCCGCTATTGCGCAGCGGGGGTACCGGTGCAGGCCGAGCTGACCGCGTCACCGGAGCATCTGTCGGCGGCGGTGCTCGGCGTGCCGAGCATGGTGGCGTGGCTGGATGCGCGATTCCGCGGCGAACCGGCGCCGAGCAACTGCTGA
- a CDS encoding ferredoxin--NADP reductase: protein MTTVEVPHGSRSVVLRVAAVIAETADTCSLVFDVPEELRERFQYQPGQFLTLRIPSDLTGSVARCYSLASSPYTDDRPKVTVKRTEGGYGSNWLCDNITAGSEIEVLPPSGVFTPKDLDEDLLLFGAGSGITPVMSILKSALARGTGKIVLVYANRDPESVIFADELRELADKEPQRLTVIHWLEPLQGLPTADALAGLVRPYTGYRAFMCGPRPFMDRVHDALAQLDVPRNRTHAEVFNSLAGDPFADQAPVEVSDEEAADAATVEVELDGEVHELRWPRKQTLVDIMLSKGLDVPYSCQEGECGSCACTVLEGKVEMANAEILDPEDIENGYILGCQARPVTDHLKIQF from the coding sequence ATGACCACCGTCGAAGTTCCACACGGCTCACGATCGGTCGTGCTGCGGGTAGCCGCGGTCATCGCCGAGACCGCCGATACCTGCTCGCTGGTCTTCGACGTACCCGAGGAGCTGCGCGAACGCTTCCAGTACCAGCCGGGCCAGTTCCTGACCCTGCGTATCCCCAGCGACCTGACCGGCTCGGTCGCGCGCTGCTATTCGCTGGCCAGCTCGCCCTACACCGACGACCGGCCCAAGGTCACCGTCAAGCGCACCGAAGGCGGCTACGGCTCCAACTGGCTCTGCGACAACATCACCGCCGGTTCCGAGATCGAGGTGCTGCCGCCGTCGGGTGTGTTCACCCCGAAGGATCTCGACGAGGATCTGCTGCTGTTCGGCGCGGGCAGCGGCATCACCCCGGTCATGTCGATCCTGAAATCGGCGCTGGCTCGCGGCACCGGCAAGATCGTGCTGGTCTACGCCAACCGCGATCCGGAATCGGTGATCTTCGCCGACGAACTGCGCGAACTCGCCGACAAGGAGCCGCAGCGGCTGACCGTCATCCACTGGCTGGAACCGCTGCAAGGCCTGCCCACCGCCGACGCACTCGCCGGCCTGGTCCGCCCCTACACCGGCTACCGCGCCTTCATGTGCGGCCCGCGCCCGTTCATGGACCGCGTGCACGACGCACTGGCCCAACTCGACGTCCCGCGCAACCGCACCCACGCCGAGGTCTTCAACTCCCTCGCCGGTGACCCGTTCGCCGATCAGGCGCCGGTGGAGGTCAGCGACGAAGAGGCCGCCGACGCCGCCACCGTCGAGGTGGAACTCGACGGCGAGGTGCACGAACTACGCTGGCCGCGCAAGCAGACCCTGGTCGACATCATGCTGTCCAAGGGCCTCGACGTCCCCTACTCCTGCCAGGAAGGCGAATGCGGCTCCTGCGCCTGCACCGTCCTGGAAGGCAAAGTCGAAATGGCGAACGCCGAAATCCTCGACCCCGAGGACATCGAAAACGGCTACATCCTCGGCTGCCAGGCGCGGCCGGTCACCGATCATCTGAAGATCCAGTTCTGA
- a CDS encoding NAD(P)/FAD-dependent oxidoreductase: MTAAPIVIVGAGLAGLRTAEELRRAGYEGELILLGAESRPPYDRPPLSKQFVRGETDDTTLRPAEFFTEKKIDLRLHHEAVGLDTEARRVRLADGSVLDYSDLIIATGLRPRKLPGLPDIDGVHVLRDHDDATALRAEVGEATTALVIGAGFIGCEVAASFRACGVPVVLVEPQPTPLASVLGEQVGALVARMHRDEGVDLRCGLGVDSLLADDAGRVRGALLTDGSEVAADLVVIGVGSRPVTEWLAESGIELAEPSAGGGVLADEVGRTSAPGVWAVGDVAAWLHDDGARTRVEHWTNAGEQAKLLACALLGAEPPTAARVPYFWSDQYDVKIQALGTPGPADEIHIVSDDGRKFLVYYAQDGTLTGVVGAGMTAKVMKTRAKIAAGAPVAELLDAG, encoded by the coding sequence ATGACTGCTGCGCCGATCGTGATCGTGGGGGCCGGTCTGGCCGGCTTGCGCACCGCGGAGGAGTTGCGCCGCGCGGGGTATGAGGGCGAGCTGATCCTGCTCGGCGCCGAATCCCGGCCGCCGTACGACCGACCGCCGCTGTCCAAGCAGTTCGTGCGCGGCGAAACCGACGACACCACGCTGCGGCCCGCGGAATTCTTCACCGAGAAGAAGATCGATCTGCGCCTGCATCACGAGGCGGTCGGGCTCGACACCGAGGCCCGCCGGGTGCGGCTGGCCGACGGCTCCGTCCTCGACTACAGCGACCTGATCATCGCCACCGGACTGCGCCCGCGCAAACTCCCCGGCCTGCCCGACATCGACGGTGTGCACGTGCTGCGCGACCACGACGACGCCACCGCCCTGCGCGCCGAGGTCGGCGAGGCCACCACCGCGCTCGTCATCGGCGCCGGCTTCATCGGCTGCGAGGTGGCCGCCAGTTTCCGCGCCTGTGGTGTGCCGGTGGTGCTGGTGGAGCCGCAGCCGACGCCGCTGGCCTCGGTGCTTGGTGAGCAGGTGGGGGCCCTGGTGGCGCGGATGCACCGGGACGAAGGCGTGGATCTGCGCTGCGGCCTCGGCGTCGATTCGCTGCTGGCCGACGACGCCGGCCGGGTACGCGGCGCGCTGCTGACCGATGGGTCCGAGGTGGCGGCCGATCTGGTGGTGATCGGGGTCGGATCGCGGCCGGTCACCGAGTGGCTGGCCGAATCCGGTATCGAGCTGGCCGAACCGTCGGCCGGTGGCGGCGTGCTCGCCGACGAGGTCGGGCGTACCTCGGCGCCGGGCGTGTGGGCCGTGGGCGATGTCGCGGCCTGGCTGCACGACGACGGTGCGCGCACCCGCGTCGAGCATTGGACCAATGCGGGTGAGCAGGCGAAACTGCTGGCCTGCGCGCTGCTGGGCGCCGAACCGCCGACCGCGGCGCGGGTGCCCTACTTCTGGAGCGATCAGTACGACGTGAAGATCCAGGCCCTGGGCACGCCGGGGCCCGCTGACGAGATCCACATCGTCTCCGACGACGGCCGCAAGTTCCTGGTCTACTACGCCCAGGATGGCACGCTCACCGGCGTGGTCGGCGCCGGGATGACCGCCAAGGTGATGAAGACCAGGGCGAAGATCGCGGCAGGTGCCCCGGTGGCGGAGCTGCTCGACGCGGGCTAA
- the mftF gene encoding mycofactocin biosynthesis glycosyltransferase MftF (Members of this protein family, MftF, are glycosyltransferases, members of PF00535 (glycosyl transferase family 2). The encoding gene is found as part of the mycofactocin cassette, in Mycobacterium tuberculosis, many other Actinobacteria, and occasional members of other lineages. Mycofactocin itself, a putative redox carrier, is a heavily modified derivative of the C-terminal Val-Tyr dipeptide of the mycofactocin precursor MftA (TIGR03969).) produces MRHDRLPDGFGVRIDPRVRAYSGGRILIGGTPARLLRLAPEAAEMIGDGYLEVNGPKSAVVARRLLDSGVANPRPRLLPSPEDVTVIVPLHNNAEGLVRLLAALRGHNVIVVDDGSDQPVRVPPVADGRCQVSVLRHERALGPAAARNAGLRAAATEFVAFLDSDVVPRSGWLEVMLGHFSDPEVALVAPRIVALDPESNALARYEHTRSSLDLGRRESAVQSRGMVSYVPSAALLVRRGALLAEGGFDESMHVAEDVDLCWRLERAGWRLRYEPAAHVAHDHRVSFRAWFNRKMFYGTGAAPLGVRHAGMVSPLSVPSWTMLAAVLFGTLTRWGFVGGVLTLVAALGRLRRVFGELDNPTRIAAIYLARGFFAGLWRLASAMCRHYWPVTVIAMVASRRIRRIAVTMALADGLADWFTHRDAGGLDPLRYIAFRRIDDLAYGTGLWLGAWRARSIEALKPTAPPR; encoded by the coding sequence ATGCGCCATGATCGCCTTCCCGACGGATTCGGGGTGCGGATCGATCCACGGGTACGCGCATACTCCGGGGGACGCATCCTGATCGGAGGAACACCCGCGAGGTTGCTGCGCCTTGCCCCGGAAGCCGCCGAAATGATCGGCGACGGGTACCTCGAGGTCAACGGCCCGAAGTCCGCCGTCGTTGCCAGGCGGCTGCTCGATTCGGGGGTGGCCAACCCGCGGCCGCGGCTGTTGCCCTCACCCGAGGACGTCACCGTCATCGTGCCGCTGCACAACAATGCCGAGGGTCTGGTCCGGCTGCTGGCCGCGCTGCGCGGGCACAACGTCATCGTCGTCGACGACGGCTCCGATCAGCCGGTGCGGGTGCCGCCGGTGGCCGACGGCCGCTGCCAGGTCAGCGTGCTGCGCCACGAGCGCGCCCTGGGCCCGGCGGCGGCGCGCAATGCCGGATTGCGGGCGGCGGCAACCGAGTTCGTGGCGTTCCTGGATTCGGATGTGGTGCCGCGCAGCGGCTGGCTCGAGGTGATGCTCGGCCATTTCAGCGATCCGGAGGTCGCGCTGGTGGCGCCGCGGATCGTCGCGCTGGACCCGGAGTCCAACGCGCTGGCCCGCTACGAACACACCCGGTCCTCGCTGGATCTGGGTCGGCGCGAATCGGCGGTGCAGTCGCGCGGAATGGTGTCCTACGTGCCGAGCGCGGCGCTGCTGGTGCGGCGCGGAGCGTTGCTGGCCGAGGGCGGGTTCGACGAATCGATGCACGTCGCCGAGGACGTCGACCTGTGCTGGCGGCTGGAGCGGGCCGGCTGGCGGCTGCGCTACGAGCCGGCCGCGCACGTCGCCCACGATCACCGGGTCTCGTTCCGGGCCTGGTTCAACCGGAAGATGTTCTACGGCACCGGCGCCGCCCCGCTGGGTGTCCGGCACGCGGGCATGGTCTCGCCGCTGTCGGTGCCGTCGTGGACCATGCTGGCGGCGGTGCTGTTCGGCACGCTCACCCGCTGGGGTTTCGTCGGCGGTGTGCTCACGCTGGTGGCCGCGCTGGGCCGATTGCGCCGCGTCTTCGGCGAACTCGACAATCCCACCCGGATCGCCGCGATCTACCTGGCCCGCGGATTCTTCGCCGGACTGTGGCGGCTGGCCTCGGCGATGTGCAGGCACTATTGGCCGGTCACTGTGATCGCCATGGTTGCCTCGCGCCGGATCCGGCGCATCGCGGTGACAATGGCGCTGGCCGACGGCCTGGCCGACTGGTTCACCCACCGCGACGCCGGCGGGCTCGACCCGTTGCGCTACATCGCCTTCCGCCGCATCGACGACCTCGCCTACGGCACCGGCCTGTGGCTGGGCGCGTGGCGGGCCCGCAGTATCGAAGCGCTCAAGCCCACCGCACCGCCGCGCTGA
- a CDS encoding SPW repeat domain-containing protein, whose amino-acid sequence MFTESRAQDFLAVVLGVFAALSPLWVETNDRAMWSLIVLGVLIALTGLAQMYRAEMASADYAMGLFGVLMFLSPWVMDFSGFSGASWTAWVVGVVTVVVAVAALPAVSGRLHGMAPHH is encoded by the coding sequence ATGTTCACCGAAAGCCGTGCGCAAGATTTCCTGGCCGTAGTGCTGGGCGTCTTCGCCGCACTCTCACCGCTATGGGTGGAGACCAACGATCGGGCCATGTGGTCGTTGATCGTGCTCGGTGTGCTCATCGCACTGACCGGTCTGGCGCAGATGTACCGAGCTGAGATGGCCTCCGCCGATTACGCGATGGGCCTGTTCGGCGTGCTGATGTTCCTGTCCCCGTGGGTCATGGACTTCAGCGGCTTCAGTGGCGCATCCTGGACCGCATGGGTGGTCGGGGTCGTGACGGTAGTGGTCGCGGTGGCAGCGCTGCCGGCGGTGTCGGGCCGGTTGCACGGTATGGCTCCGCATCACTGA
- the mftR2 gene encoding mycofactocin system transcriptional regulator MftR2, whose product MGVGRTQASGGGNTLSESEIVEAALRVVRADGVDKLSMRRLSRELGVSPMAPYYYVADKRELLDLVATAALAGVRKPPPESGPWQQRLRELIDQIDEKLRKHPGLGDVLIEQMLGKQLDIIAAVMEILFDAGFNDRNVLAAYATIHTFLFGRSRVNPRDRSVLTDVTLPDAVARATKYMPDLRGKYSYDFGMGVLIAGLEAQLVEQPDPDVR is encoded by the coding sequence ATGGGAGTCGGGCGAACGCAGGCCAGCGGGGGCGGTAATACCCTCTCCGAATCAGAGATCGTGGAAGCCGCACTGAGGGTGGTCCGCGCCGACGGCGTGGACAAGCTCTCGATGCGCCGACTATCGCGCGAACTGGGCGTATCGCCGATGGCCCCCTACTACTACGTGGCCGATAAGCGGGAGCTGCTCGACCTGGTCGCCACCGCCGCGCTGGCGGGCGTGCGCAAACCGCCGCCGGAGTCGGGCCCGTGGCAGCAGCGGCTGCGTGAACTCATCGACCAGATCGATGAGAAACTACGCAAGCACCCCGGCCTCGGCGATGTGCTGATCGAGCAGATGCTCGGCAAGCAGCTCGACATCATCGCCGCGGTGATGGAAATCCTGTTCGACGCGGGATTCAACGATCGCAACGTGCTGGCCGCCTATGCGACCATCCACACCTTCCTGTTCGGTCGCAGCCGGGTGAACCCGCGTGACCGGTCGGTGCTGACCGATGTCACGTTGCCCGATGCGGTGGCCCGCGCCACCAAATACATGCCCGACCTGCGCGGCAAGTATTCGTACGACTTCGGCATGGGCGTGCTGATCGCCGGGCTGGAAGCCCAGCTTGTCGAGCAGCCCGATCCCGACGTACGATAA
- the mftG gene encoding mycofactocin system GMC family oxidoreductase MftG, whose product MADTLIVGGGSAGCVLAARLSADPDHRVRVLEAGPMWSAPETFPPGLRDATVLPLDDQALLWHYPIQLTATTTGPTVRGRVIGGSGSVNGCYFVRAPAADFAAWCREIGTDGWTYDELLASMRRLEHDHDFGAQPGHGTDGPIPVRRPAILTPLTEAFVAAAAASGFGEIPDLNAPDAPDTGFGPVPANVEHRDGTTVRVGSAQAYLLPALTRPNLTVSAETTALRIRFRGSRAIGVECLRAGVAEFIAADRIVLCAGAIESAALLLRSGIGDPARLRALGIPVVQALPVGAWCTDHPEIGIDYRHDAPERRRPVLEYVLELGDIEMRPYTMAFRPGFRQFALALMRPHGSGELRLRSADPADPPWIDQRYLEQRLDRDRLRAAVRLSAQILDAMAAVPGEPIPDTVSDAWLTAHLATSQHLSGTCRMGAASDERAVVDARCRVHGIDGLAVADLSIVPVPLGRGPQATAVLIGERAAELLTG is encoded by the coding sequence ATGGCTGACACGCTGATCGTCGGCGGTGGCAGCGCGGGCTGTGTGCTCGCCGCCCGGCTGAGCGCCGATCCGGATCATCGGGTGCGGGTGCTGGAGGCGGGGCCGATGTGGTCGGCGCCCGAGACGTTTCCGCCCGGCTTGCGCGATGCCACCGTGCTGCCTCTCGACGACCAGGCGCTGCTGTGGCACTACCCGATCCAGCTGACCGCCACCACCACCGGCCCCACCGTCCGCGGCCGGGTGATCGGCGGATCGGGCTCGGTCAACGGCTGCTACTTCGTGCGCGCGCCCGCCGCCGATTTCGCCGCGTGGTGCCGCGAGATCGGCACGGACGGCTGGACTTACGACGAGCTGCTGGCGTCGATGCGCCGTCTGGAACACGATCACGATTTCGGCGCACAACCCGGGCACGGCACCGACGGGCCCATCCCGGTGCGGCGCCCGGCCATCCTGACCCCGCTCACCGAGGCGTTCGTCGCGGCGGCCGCGGCCTCCGGGTTCGGCGAGATCCCGGACTTGAACGCCCCCGACGCGCCGGACACCGGCTTCGGCCCGGTGCCCGCCAATGTCGAGCACCGCGACGGCACGACCGTGCGCGTCGGCAGCGCACAGGCTTATCTGCTGCCCGCGCTCACCCGGCCGAACCTCACCGTGTCGGCCGAAACGACTGCCTTGCGGATCCGGTTCCGCGGCAGCAGGGCGATCGGCGTGGAATGCCTGCGCGCGGGCGTCGCCGAATTCATCGCGGCCGATCGGATCGTGCTGTGCGCGGGCGCGATCGAATCGGCCGCGCTGCTGCTGCGTTCGGGAATCGGCGATCCGGCCCGGCTGCGCGCGCTCGGCATTCCCGTGGTGCAGGCGTTGCCGGTCGGCGCATGGTGCACCGACCATCCCGAGATCGGCATCGACTACCGGCACGACGCGCCCGAGCGCCGAAGACCGGTGCTCGAATACGTGCTCGAGCTGGGCGATATCGAAATGCGGCCGTACACCATGGCTTTCCGGCCCGGATTCCGCCAGTTCGCGCTCGCATTGATGCGCCCGCACGGCAGCGGTGAGCTGCGGCTGCGCTCGGCCGATCCGGCGGACCCGCCGTGGATCGATCAGCGTTACCTGGAACAGCGGCTGGACCGGGACCGGCTGCGCGCGGCCGTGCGATTGTCGGCGCAGATCCTGGACGCGATGGCGGCGGTTCCGGGCGAGCCGATTCCGGACACGGTCTCCGATGCATGGCTGACCGCGCACCTGGCCACCTCGCAACATCTGTCGGGCACCTGCCGGATGGGCGCCGCGTCCGACGAACGCGCTGTGGTGGATGCCCGCTGCCGGGTGCACGGCATCGACGGTCTGGCGGTGGCCGACCTGTCCATAGTCCCGGTGCCGCTGGGCCGCGGACCGCAGGCGACGGCGGTGCTGATCGGCGAGCGCGCCGCCGAACTGCTGACCGGCTGA
- a CDS encoding TetR/AcrR family transcriptional regulator yields the protein MTRPRRAGRRRSAKTDGDARQLILDAAEKLFAAQGFDGTPTAAIAATAGVPKGLVFYYFPTKNSILSALMAERVPPQPINDIGAVVAPGDPVASLVNLDAALNLRDHHSSVLRVIMWREADTHPDVRRQLRQLRDQLLDVTARVLQASAPTPVRPGTLRACAAAWVSAMFAIASTDRLHALDGVPLPSAEEVLNVAQVVAAGMTQLG from the coding sequence ATGACCAGACCCCGTCGAGCTGGGCGTCGCCGCAGCGCGAAAACCGACGGCGACGCCCGTCAACTCATCCTGGACGCGGCCGAGAAGCTGTTCGCCGCACAGGGTTTCGACGGCACCCCGACGGCGGCCATCGCCGCGACCGCTGGTGTGCCCAAAGGGCTGGTTTTCTACTATTTCCCCACCAAGAACTCGATCCTGTCGGCGCTGATGGCCGAACGCGTGCCACCGCAGCCGATCAACGACATCGGCGCCGTCGTCGCACCCGGCGATCCGGTGGCCAGTCTCGTCAATCTCGATGCAGCGCTGAATCTTCGCGACCATCATTCCTCGGTGCTGCGGGTGATCATGTGGCGCGAGGCCGACACCCACCCCGACGTCCGCCGCCAGCTACGTCAGCTGCGCGATCAACTCCTCGACGTCACCGCCCGCGTCCTCCAGGCCAGCGCACCCACCCCGGTCCGCCCCGGCACCCTGCGCGCCTGCGCCGCCGCCTGGGTCTCGGCCATGTTCGCCATCGCCAGCACCGACCGGCTACACGCCCTCGACGGCGTCCCCCTCCCCTCGGCCGAGGAGGTCCTCAACGTGGCCCAGGTGGTCGCGGCGGGCATGACGCAATTGGGTTGA